A single window of Modestobacter italicus DNA harbors:
- a CDS encoding LLM class flavin-dependent oxidoreductase, which translates to MRIPLSVLDLAPIARGETVSSSIAASVALAQRAEEHGYRRVWYAEHHNMPTIASSATSVLIAHVGARTTSIRLGAGGVMLPNHSPLTIAEQFGTLDAMYPGRIDLGLGRAPGSDQNTMYALRRDPNSADTFPQDVLELQGYLAGQTRVPGVDAIPGKGSRVPLYVLGSSLFGAHLAAALGLPYAFASHFAPQALEAAVATYRREFQPSAELEAPHVIAGVNVIAADTRAQAEENLQAVRRTMAVGLFGRGRSFTDEEADLLLEQGAGHHVSSMFTYAAVGTPHDVGEYLDGFRKQADADELIVAHQSPTTEGRLRSVELTAEALS; encoded by the coding sequence ATGCGCATCCCGCTGTCCGTCCTCGACCTCGCCCCGATCGCCCGCGGCGAGACCGTCAGCAGCAGCATCGCGGCCAGCGTGGCGCTCGCCCAGCGCGCGGAGGAGCACGGCTACCGTCGTGTCTGGTACGCCGAGCACCACAACATGCCGACGATCGCCTCGTCGGCGACCAGCGTGCTCATCGCGCACGTGGGCGCGCGGACGACGTCGATCCGGCTCGGGGCCGGCGGGGTCATGCTGCCCAACCACTCGCCGCTGACCATCGCCGAGCAGTTCGGCACGCTCGACGCGATGTACCCCGGGCGGATCGACCTGGGGCTGGGCCGCGCGCCCGGCTCGGACCAGAACACGATGTACGCGCTGCGCCGCGACCCGAACTCGGCCGACACCTTCCCGCAGGACGTGCTGGAGCTGCAGGGCTACCTGGCCGGGCAGACCCGGGTGCCCGGGGTCGACGCCATCCCCGGCAAGGGCTCGCGCGTGCCGCTGTACGTGCTCGGCTCGTCGCTGTTCGGCGCCCACCTGGCCGCGGCGCTGGGGCTGCCCTACGCCTTCGCCAGCCACTTCGCCCCGCAGGCGCTCGAGGCCGCCGTCGCCACCTACCGGCGGGAGTTCCAGCCCTCCGCCGAGCTCGAGGCCCCGCACGTGATCGCCGGCGTCAACGTGATCGCCGCCGACACCCGCGCCCAGGCGGAGGAGAACCTGCAGGCGGTGCGCCGGACGATGGCCGTCGGGCTGTTCGGCCGCGGGCGCAGCTTCACCGACGAGGAGGCCGACCTGCTGCTCGAGCAGGGGGCCGGGCACCACGTCAGCTCGATGTTCACCTACGCCGCGGTGGGCACGCCGCACGACGTCGGCGAGTACCTGGACGGCTTCCGCAAGCAGGCCGACGCCGACGAGCTGATCGTCGCTCACCAGTCGCCGACGACGGAGGGCCGGCTCCGCTCGGTCGAGCTGACCGCCGAGGCCCTCAGCTAG
- a CDS encoding endonuclease/exonuclease/phosphatase family protein, which produces MRLATFNILHGRSLTDDRVDVDRFAAAVATLDADVLALQEVDREQPRSHHADLTAVAAEAMGAGAHRFVAAIAGTPGATWMAATGREQPGTAEYGIALLSRYPVRSWQVVRLPAIPFRFPMWLPGPRKVIVVDEEPRAAVIAVVETPHGQLTVVNTHLSFVPGWNRRQLRRLRRDLDAFPGPLVLMGDLNMTPPTPTAITGWEPLAGGLTFPLDEPDRQLDHVLLRGSFASVTAVSAPALPLSDHRALTVDLG; this is translated from the coding sequence GTGCGCCTCGCGACCTTCAACATCCTGCACGGACGCTCCCTGACCGACGACCGGGTGGACGTCGACCGGTTCGCCGCCGCCGTGGCGACGCTGGACGCCGACGTCCTGGCGCTGCAGGAGGTCGACCGGGAGCAACCGCGCTCGCACCACGCCGACCTCACCGCGGTGGCCGCCGAGGCGATGGGCGCCGGGGCCCACCGGTTCGTCGCGGCGATCGCGGGCACGCCGGGGGCCACCTGGATGGCCGCGACCGGGCGCGAGCAGCCGGGGACGGCGGAGTACGGCATCGCGCTGCTGTCCCGGTACCCGGTGCGCTCCTGGCAGGTGGTCCGGCTGCCCGCCATCCCCTTCCGCTTCCCGATGTGGCTGCCCGGTCCGCGCAAGGTGATCGTGGTCGACGAGGAGCCGCGGGCCGCCGTGATCGCGGTGGTCGAGACCCCGCACGGCCAGCTGACCGTGGTCAACACCCACCTGTCGTTCGTGCCGGGGTGGAACCGGCGGCAGCTGCGCCGGCTGCGCCGAGACCTGGACGCGTTCCCCGGCCCGCTGGTGCTGATGGGCGACCTGAACATGACCCCGCCGACGCCGACCGCGATCACCGGCTGGGAGCCGCTGGCCGGCGGCCTGACCTTCCCGCTCGACGAGCCGGACCGGCAGCTGGACCACGTGCTGCTGCGCGGGTCGTTCGCCTCGGTCACCGCGGTGTCCGCGCCGGCGCTGCCGCTGTCGGACCACCGCGCGCTCACCGTCGACCTGGGCTGA
- a CDS encoding VOC family protein — MTSSTRTHLTAVHTVAVPVTDQDRALAFYAGVLGCEVRLDGSYGPGARWLEVAPPGASTTLALVRREDGTSGMDTGIRLATTDAAADHAALRAAGADVDAELIDMGPQVPPMFTFRDPDGNTLVVVQTP, encoded by the coding sequence ATGACCAGCAGCACCCGCACCCACCTCACCGCCGTGCACACCGTGGCCGTGCCGGTCACCGACCAGGACCGGGCGCTGGCCTTCTACGCCGGCGTCCTGGGCTGCGAGGTGCGGCTCGACGGCTCCTACGGTCCCGGCGCCCGGTGGCTGGAGGTCGCGCCGCCCGGTGCCTCGACCACGCTCGCGCTGGTCCGCCGGGAGGACGGGACGTCCGGCATGGACACCGGCATCCGGCTGGCGACGACGGACGCCGCGGCCGACCACGCCGCCCTGCGCGCCGCCGGGGCCGACGTCGACGCCGAGCTGATCGACATGGGGCCGCAGGTCCCGCCGATGTTCACCTTCCGCGACCCGGACGGGAACACGCTGGTCGTCGTGCAGACGCCGTAG
- a CDS encoding GDSL-type esterase/lipase family protein, with product MRFLVLGDSLAFGTGATGPQDTLGARLTRALTEAGSTVELHVVAVPGATSLDLAAQLQRAAAVDADLALLVVGANDLTRQVPPARAAAALGAAVRELRARGTEVLVVPTPDLSSVAWVPPAFRAVVAGICDQSRARQTAAAEAAGGVVVPVPPELTARFAGDPSLFSADRFHPSSAGYALVADALAPRLLELVTRREDDAA from the coding sequence ATGCGCTTCCTCGTCCTCGGTGACTCGCTCGCCTTCGGCACCGGTGCCACCGGCCCGCAGGACACCCTCGGCGCCCGGCTGACCCGCGCGCTGACCGAGGCCGGCTCCACCGTCGAGCTGCACGTCGTCGCGGTGCCCGGCGCCACCTCCCTCGACCTCGCCGCGCAGCTCCAGCGGGCCGCCGCCGTCGACGCGGACCTGGCGCTGCTGGTCGTCGGTGCGAACGACCTGACCCGCCAGGTGCCGCCGGCCCGGGCCGCGGCCGCACTCGGTGCAGCGGTGCGCGAGCTGCGCGCCCGCGGCACCGAGGTGCTCGTCGTCCCGACGCCGGACCTCTCCTCGGTGGCCTGGGTCCCGCCGGCGTTCCGCGCCGTGGTGGCCGGCATCTGCGACCAGTCGCGGGCCCGGCAGACCGCCGCCGCGGAGGCCGCCGGGGGAGTCGTCGTCCCGGTCCCGCCGGAGCTCACCGCCCGGTTCGCCGGCGACCCGTCGCTGTTCTCCGCCGACCGGTTCCATCCCTCCTCGGCCGGCTACGCGCTGGTGGCCGACGCGCTCGCGCCGCGGCTGCTCGAGCTGGTCACCCGCCGGGAGGACGACGCCGCCTGA
- a CDS encoding thiol-disulfide oxidoreductase DCC family protein yields MPAPTLVFDGDCAFCTRSADLARRVLPADVQVVPWQWTDLAAAGVTEERARSEVLWIGPDGAVAGGAPAVALALRAAGAPWSLAGVLLSLPPLRWVAPFVYRLVAANRHRLPGGTAACRMPPPAA; encoded by the coding sequence GTGCCCGCCCCCACGCTCGTCTTCGACGGCGACTGCGCCTTCTGCACCCGCTCGGCCGACCTCGCCCGTCGCGTGCTGCCCGCCGACGTCCAGGTCGTCCCCTGGCAGTGGACCGACCTGGCCGCCGCCGGGGTCACCGAGGAACGTGCCCGGTCCGAGGTGCTGTGGATCGGCCCGGACGGCGCGGTGGCCGGCGGTGCGCCGGCGGTGGCCCTGGCGCTCCGGGCAGCCGGCGCGCCGTGGTCGCTGGCCGGCGTGCTGCTCTCGCTGCCGCCGCTGCGCTGGGTGGCTCCTTTCGTCTACCGGCTGGTCGCGGCCAACCGGCACCGGCTGCCCGGTGGCACCGCGGCCTGCCGGATGCCCCCGCCGGCGGCCTGA
- a CDS encoding nucleotidyltransferase produces the protein MPADRDALRGALKRTASALKAGGVPFALAGGYALWAHGAPESENDVDFVVAEEDTERAVHVLEEAGFAVTRPPEDWLFKVGCDGAEVDVLHRVVGEPVGPALIERSTDMDLLGIRLPVLPATDLLSSKLRSMTEHYCDFGRLLPHVRAVREQLDWDRLRSEVAGNDFAVTFLFLTDRLGIS, from the coding sequence GTGCCCGCCGACCGCGACGCCCTGCGCGGGGCGCTCAAGCGCACCGCGTCCGCGCTGAAGGCCGGCGGGGTGCCCTTCGCCCTGGCCGGTGGCTACGCGCTGTGGGCGCACGGCGCGCCCGAGTCGGAGAACGACGTCGACTTCGTCGTCGCCGAGGAGGACACCGAGCGGGCGGTGCACGTGCTGGAGGAGGCCGGGTTCGCGGTGACCCGGCCGCCGGAGGACTGGCTGTTCAAGGTCGGCTGCGACGGTGCCGAGGTCGACGTGCTGCACCGGGTCGTCGGCGAGCCGGTCGGGCCGGCGCTGATCGAGCGGTCCACGGACATGGACCTGCTGGGCATCCGGCTGCCGGTGCTGCCGGCCACCGACCTGCTGTCCAGCAAGCTGCGGTCGATGACCGAGCACTACTGCGACTTCGGCCGGCTGCTCCCGCACGTCCGCGCCGTCCGGGAGCAGCTGGACTGGGACCGGCTGCGCAGCGAGGTGGCCGGCAACGACTTCGCCGTCACCTTCCTGTTCCTCACCGACCGGCTCGGCATCAGTTGA
- a CDS encoding MmcQ/YjbR family DNA-binding protein: MATWDDVARLALALPEATEGPTHGGNRSWRVRDKQFAWQRPLRPRDLAELGDAAPAGPVLGAYVPDVGARTALIADSPAIYFTTAHFAGPPSVLVRLAEIDAAELAELLDEAWACRAPRRLVAERRGAG; this comes from the coding sequence GTGGCCACCTGGGACGACGTCGCACGGCTCGCCCTCGCCCTGCCGGAGGCGACCGAGGGCCCCACGCACGGCGGCAACCGCAGCTGGCGGGTGCGGGACAAGCAGTTCGCCTGGCAGCGGCCGCTGCGGCCCCGGGACCTCGCCGAGCTGGGGGACGCCGCACCGGCCGGCCCGGTGCTGGGCGCGTACGTCCCGGACGTCGGGGCGCGCACGGCGCTGATCGCCGACTCGCCCGCGATCTACTTCACCACCGCGCACTTCGCCGGCCCCCCCTCGGTGCTCGTCCGGCTCGCCGAGATCGACGCCGCCGAGCTCGCGGAGCTGCTGGACGAGGCGTGGGCGTGCCGGGCGCCCCGGCGGCTGGTCGCCGAGCGCCGCGGGGCCGGCTGA
- a CDS encoding C40 family peptidase, with protein MGTQATTPARSGTRLARSVATIAVAAALGLGVTPGTAGAAPTNPSDTQLSQAQQAKADAAAQVGALSAALAAAQAQVDDARARSAIALDTFQGRQAEYEAAQATADEAAAAAQRARDDLAAAQADLADFARQGYLQGSTSPTLEALMTAEGPAQIVERAALLEAAGAHQGSVVTAVTAAEQQATAADLTAQTALAQAATLQQQAADALATAEALEVDARQQAAGLADRQAAVQRQLEEAQRTLTGLEGARAAAEQYAAQQTAAAARAAASHSVSSGVVTTAGAGSSAAVETAISAARRWLGTIYAWGGGSLSGPSVGWGVDAGVVGFDCSGLTRYAYAQAGISIPRNSSAQYSALPRVSRSDLQRGDLVFWATNTSSPATIHHVALYLGDGQVLEAPESGSRIRVTAMRWSGFIGGARPSA; from the coding sequence ATGGGCACGCAGGCAACCACCCCGGCACGGTCCGGCACCCGGCTGGCCCGGTCGGTCGCGACGATCGCCGTCGCCGCCGCCCTGGGCCTCGGGGTCACGCCCGGCACCGCCGGCGCCGCCCCGACGAACCCCAGCGACACCCAGCTGAGCCAGGCGCAGCAGGCCAAGGCCGACGCCGCCGCGCAGGTCGGCGCGCTGTCCGCCGCCCTCGCCGCCGCCCAGGCCCAGGTGGACGACGCCCGCGCCCGGTCGGCCATCGCGCTGGACACCTTCCAGGGCCGGCAGGCCGAGTACGAGGCCGCGCAGGCGACCGCCGACGAGGCCGCGGCCGCGGCCCAGCGCGCCCGGGACGACCTGGCCGCCGCGCAGGCCGACCTCGCCGACTTCGCCCGGCAGGGCTACCTGCAGGGCAGCACCTCACCCACGCTCGAGGCCCTGATGACCGCCGAGGGGCCGGCGCAGATCGTCGAACGGGCCGCGCTGCTGGAGGCCGCGGGCGCCCACCAGGGCAGCGTCGTCACCGCGGTGACCGCCGCCGAGCAGCAGGCCACCGCCGCCGACCTCACCGCGCAGACCGCGCTCGCCCAGGCGGCCACCCTCCAGCAGCAGGCCGCCGACGCGCTGGCCACCGCCGAGGCGCTCGAGGTGGACGCCCGGCAGCAGGCCGCGGGGCTGGCCGACCGGCAGGCCGCCGTCCAGCGGCAGCTCGAGGAGGCGCAGCGGACGCTGACCGGGCTGGAGGGCGCCCGGGCCGCCGCCGAGCAGTACGCCGCCCAGCAGACCGCCGCCGCTGCCCGCGCGGCCGCCAGCCACTCGGTCTCCTCCGGGGTGGTCACCACCGCCGGTGCCGGCTCGTCCGCCGCCGTCGAGACGGCCATCTCCGCGGCCCGCAGGTGGCTGGGCACGATCTACGCCTGGGGCGGTGGCTCGCTCAGCGGCCCGAGCGTGGGCTGGGGCGTCGACGCCGGCGTCGTCGGCTTCGACTGCTCGGGCCTGACCCGGTACGCCTACGCCCAGGCCGGCATCAGCATCCCGCGCAACAGCAGCGCGCAGTACTCGGCGCTGCCCCGGGTCTCCCGCAGCGACCTGCAGCGCGGTGACCTGGTCTTCTGGGCGACGAACACCAGCAGCCCCGCGACGATCCACCACGTCGCCCTCTACCTGGGCGACGGGCAGGTCCTGGAGGCCCCGGAGAGCGGGTCCCGGATCCGGGTCACCGCGATGCGGTGGAGCGGCTTCATCGGCGGGGCCCGCCCCAGCGCCTAG
- a CDS encoding fumarate reductase/succinate dehydrogenase flavoprotein subunit, translated as MTLELFTVGEPIADTKAPTDVPVPQMWEERKFRARLVNPANRRRLSVIVVGTGLAGGSAAATLAEAGYRVKNFWFQDSPRRAHSVAAQGGINAAKNYRNDGDSVHRLFYDTVKGGDFRSRETNSYRLAEVSAAIIDQAVAQGVPFAREYGGLLDNRSFGGAQVSRTFYARGQTGQQLLYGAYQALERQIGLGNVETHGRTEMLDLVVVDGRARGIVVRDLITGQISTHLADAVVLASGGYSNVFYLSTNAKGSNVTAAWRAHKRGALFANPCYTQIHPTCIPVSGDYQSKLTLMSESLRNDGRVWVPKERGDDRDPRQIPEEERDYFLERKYPAFGNLVPRDIASRQAKNVCDEGRGVGPNGLGVYLDFTDAIERLGRSAIEAKYGNLFDMYNRITGEDAYETGMRIYPAVHYTMGGLWVDYDLESNIPGLFVIGEANFSDQGANRLGASALMQGLADGYFVLPNTLANYLADGPFPKVAADHPAVVEAETAVRTQTEKLLSINGTRTVASFHRELGRLMWDLCGMERSEEGLRKALDRIPEIKQEFWTNVKVSGEQGVFNQNLEHAGRVADFIELAELMCVDALHRNESCGGHFRAESQTPEGEALRDDENFAYVAAWEYTPDGTPPVLHREALEYEYIHLAQRSYK; from the coding sequence ATGACACTCGAGCTCTTCACCGTCGGCGAGCCGATCGCCGACACCAAGGCCCCCACCGACGTCCCCGTCCCGCAGATGTGGGAGGAGCGGAAGTTCCGCGCCCGGCTGGTCAACCCGGCCAACCGGCGCCGGCTGTCGGTGATCGTCGTCGGCACCGGCCTGGCCGGTGGATCCGCCGCCGCCACGCTGGCCGAGGCCGGCTACCGGGTCAAGAACTTCTGGTTCCAGGACAGCCCCCGGCGCGCCCACAGCGTCGCGGCGCAGGGCGGGATCAACGCGGCCAAGAACTACCGCAACGACGGCGACAGCGTGCACCGGCTGTTCTACGACACGGTCAAGGGCGGCGACTTCCGCTCCCGGGAGACCAACTCCTACCGGCTGGCCGAGGTCAGCGCGGCGATCATCGACCAGGCGGTCGCCCAGGGCGTGCCGTTCGCCCGCGAGTACGGCGGCCTGCTGGACAACCGCTCCTTCGGTGGCGCGCAGGTCTCCCGGACCTTCTACGCCCGGGGCCAGACGGGCCAGCAGCTCCTCTACGGCGCCTACCAGGCGCTCGAGCGGCAGATCGGCCTCGGCAACGTCGAGACCCACGGCCGCACCGAGATGCTGGACCTGGTCGTCGTCGACGGCCGGGCGCGCGGCATCGTCGTCCGGGACCTGATCACCGGACAGATCAGCACCCACCTGGCCGACGCCGTCGTGCTGGCCTCGGGCGGGTACAGCAACGTCTTCTACCTCTCCACCAACGCCAAGGGCTCCAACGTCACGGCGGCGTGGCGGGCGCACAAGCGGGGCGCGCTGTTCGCCAACCCCTGCTACACGCAGATCCACCCGACCTGCATCCCGGTCAGCGGCGACTACCAGTCGAAGCTGACGCTGATGAGCGAGTCGCTGCGCAACGACGGCCGCGTCTGGGTGCCCAAGGAGCGCGGCGACGACCGCGACCCGCGGCAGATCCCCGAGGAGGAGCGCGACTACTTCCTCGAGCGCAAGTACCCGGCGTTCGGCAACCTGGTGCCCCGCGACATCGCCTCGCGCCAGGCGAAGAACGTCTGCGACGAGGGCCGCGGGGTGGGCCCGAACGGGCTGGGCGTCTACCTCGACTTCACCGACGCCATCGAGCGGCTGGGCCGCAGTGCCATCGAGGCCAAGTACGGCAACCTCTTCGACATGTACAACCGGATCACCGGTGAGGACGCCTACGAGACCGGGATGCGGATCTACCCGGCGGTCCACTACACGATGGGCGGGCTGTGGGTCGACTACGACCTGGAGTCCAACATCCCGGGCCTGTTCGTGATCGGTGAGGCCAACTTCTCCGACCAGGGCGCCAACCGGCTCGGGGCCAGCGCGCTGATGCAGGGCCTGGCCGACGGCTACTTCGTGCTGCCGAACACGCTGGCCAACTACCTCGCCGACGGGCCGTTCCCGAAGGTGGCGGCCGACCACCCGGCCGTGGTGGAGGCGGAGACGGCGGTCCGGACGCAGACCGAGAAGCTGCTGTCGATCAACGGCACCCGCACCGTCGCCTCGTTCCACCGCGAGCTGGGCCGGCTGATGTGGGACCTGTGCGGCATGGAGCGCTCCGAGGAGGGCCTGCGCAAGGCGCTGGACCGCATCCCGGAGATCAAGCAGGAGTTCTGGACCAACGTGAAGGTGTCCGGCGAGCAGGGCGTGTTCAACCAGAACCTGGAGCACGCCGGCCGGGTCGCCGACTTCATCGAGCTCGCCGAGCTGATGTGCGTCGACGCGCTGCACCGCAACGAGAGCTGCGGTGGGCACTTCCGGGCCGAGAGCCAGACCCCCGAGGGTGAGGCCCTGCGCGACGACGAGAACTTCGCCTACGTCGCCGCCTGGGAGTACACCCCGGACGGGACCCCGCCGGTGCTGCACCGCGAGGCCCTCGAGTACGAGTACATCCACCTCGCACAGCGGAGCTACAAGTGA
- a CDS encoding succinate dehydrogenase/fumarate reductase iron-sulfur subunit has protein sequence MNLTLKIWRQVSPVKKGKMVSYHVTDVSPDMSFLEMLDVLNEKLILDGDDPIAFDHDCREGICGSCGLMIDGVAHGPEQATVCQLHMRSFKDGDVIDIEPWRSGGFPVVKDLVVDRSAFDRIISAGGFISAPTGTAPEAHATPVPKKDSDAAFDAATCIGCGACVAACPNGSAMLFTAAKVSHLGLLPQGQPERDARVLRMVGQQDAEDFGGCTNIGECSAVCPKGISMETISRLNHDLLGALRAGAVPAS, from the coding sequence GTGAACTTGACCCTCAAGATCTGGCGGCAGGTCAGCCCCGTCAAGAAGGGCAAGATGGTGAGCTACCACGTCACCGACGTCTCGCCCGACATGTCCTTCCTCGAGATGCTCGACGTGCTCAACGAGAAGCTCATCCTGGACGGCGACGACCCGATCGCCTTCGACCACGACTGCCGTGAGGGCATCTGCGGTTCCTGCGGCCTGATGATCGACGGCGTCGCGCACGGTCCGGAGCAGGCGACGGTGTGCCAGCTGCACATGCGGTCGTTCAAGGACGGCGACGTCATCGACATCGAGCCGTGGCGCTCCGGTGGCTTCCCGGTGGTCAAGGACCTCGTCGTCGACCGGTCGGCCTTCGACCGGATCATCTCCGCCGGTGGCTTCATCAGCGCCCCGACCGGCACGGCGCCGGAGGCGCACGCCACCCCGGTGCCGAAGAAGGACTCCGACGCCGCGTTCGACGCCGCCACCTGCATCGGCTGCGGCGCCTGCGTCGCCGCCTGCCCGAACGGCTCGGCGATGCTGTTCACCGCCGCGAAGGTCTCCCACCTCGGGCTGCTGCCGCAGGGCCAGCCGGAGCGGGACGCCCGGGTGCTGCGGATGGTGGGCCAGCAGGACGCCGAGGACTTCGGCGGCTGCACCAACATCGGCGAGTGCTCCGCGGTGTGCCCGAAGGGCATCTCGATGGAGACCATCTCCCGGCTGAACCACGACCTGCTCGGCGCACTCCGGGCAGGAGCGGTCCCGGCCAGCTGA
- a CDS encoding adenosine deaminase: protein MSSPVPAALPTAELHLHIEGTLEPELAVELARRNRVRLPHPDLASLRRAYSFSDLPSFLDLYYELSEVLQQPQDFTDLAEAYLTRAAAQGVRHAEVFVDPQAHTSRGVPLEVVLDGLAEAFRTAEERHGLSARLIACFLRDRDPAEAEALVPRLRPWHDLVIGVGLDSAEVGFPPELFRRAYALAADEGLHRVAHAGEEGPPGYVLGALDALGVERVDHGIRSIEDPALVARLREEQVPLTVCPLSNVALRAVPDLAAHPLRAMLDDGLLVTVNSDDPAYFGGYLHDNTVAVSRALGLGAAERRSLAEHSFRASFLPEADKQRHLAAVATAAEAG, encoded by the coding sequence ATGTCCTCGCCCGTCCCCGCGGCGCTGCCCACCGCGGAACTGCACCTGCACATCGAGGGGACCCTCGAGCCGGAGCTGGCGGTCGAGCTGGCCCGGCGCAACCGGGTCCGGCTGCCCCACCCGGACCTGGCGTCGCTGCGCCGGGCGTACTCCTTCAGCGACCTGCCGTCCTTCCTGGACCTCTACTACGAGCTCAGCGAGGTGCTGCAGCAGCCGCAGGACTTCACCGACCTGGCCGAGGCCTACCTGACCCGGGCCGCGGCGCAGGGGGTGCGGCACGCGGAGGTGTTCGTCGACCCGCAGGCGCACACCAGCCGCGGCGTGCCGCTGGAGGTCGTCCTCGACGGCCTGGCCGAGGCATTCCGGACGGCGGAGGAGCGGCACGGGCTCAGCGCCCGGCTGATCGCCTGCTTCCTGCGCGACCGCGACCCGGCGGAGGCCGAGGCCCTGGTTCCCCGGCTGCGCCCGTGGCACGACCTGGTCATCGGGGTGGGGCTGGACAGCGCCGAGGTGGGCTTCCCGCCCGAGCTGTTCCGGCGCGCCTACGCACTCGCCGCCGACGAGGGCCTGCACCGGGTCGCGCACGCGGGGGAGGAGGGGCCGCCCGGCTACGTGCTCGGCGCGCTGGACGCCCTGGGCGTCGAACGGGTCGACCACGGGATCCGCAGCATCGAGGACCCCGCGCTGGTGGCCCGGCTGCGCGAGGAGCAGGTCCCGCTGACGGTGTGCCCGCTGTCCAACGTCGCCCTGCGGGCGGTGCCCGACCTGGCGGCGCACCCGCTGCGCGCGATGCTGGACGACGGCCTGCTGGTCACCGTCAACTCCGACGACCCGGCCTACTTCGGCGGCTACCTGCACGACAACACCGTCGCGGTCAGCCGGGCGCTCGGCCTGGGTGCCGCGGAGCGGCGGTCGCTGGCGGAGCACAGCTTCCGGGCCAGCTTCCTGCCCGAGGCGGACAAGCAGCGGCACCTGGCGGCGGTGGCCACGGCCGCGGAGGCCGGCTGA
- a CDS encoding MFS transporter, translating into MTSTAPEDTEQLDPRRWVALGVCVSALFMTLLDVSIVTVALPSIGASTGAGPSELQWVVSGYALAFGMVPIIGGRLGDDRGRRRVLLIGIAAFVVCSALVGLAPTPGVLIAGRVLQGLAGGLVNPQVSGLVQQLFPQRERGRAFGTIGAAVGIATAAGPVVGGALIALGGPEHGWRLCFLVNVPVGLLALVLCARLLPSPPPRDTSRPLDLPGAALLAVGVLGLLFPVVQYDADHDLRLALLLLPALAVLAGFVGWERGPGRRRGYPLVDLALFRIRSFTDGTVLAVLFFCAYTGTPLVLALFLQEGLGYSPLQSGLTASSYAVGAALSAPVGGRLVARLGQRVLVVALGLFLVGVAAAAVLALALAGDVEPGTVAVAMAPALLVAGLGGGSVITPNQALSLAEVDVRGGSTAGGVLQTAQRFGNAVGAAVITAVFYASVSGAAAGGAGRQADYGRAYASGLTVSVVFAVAALVLAVRDVHRRPAGG; encoded by the coding sequence GTGACCAGCACCGCCCCGGAGGACACCGAGCAGCTCGACCCGCGGCGGTGGGTGGCCCTCGGCGTCTGCGTCTCCGCGCTGTTCATGACGCTGCTGGACGTCAGCATCGTCACCGTCGCGCTGCCCTCGATCGGCGCGAGCACCGGCGCGGGTCCCTCGGAGCTGCAGTGGGTGGTCTCGGGGTACGCGCTCGCCTTCGGGATGGTGCCGATCATCGGTGGCCGGCTGGGTGACGACCGCGGCCGCAGGCGGGTGCTGCTGATCGGGATCGCCGCCTTCGTCGTCTGCAGCGCGCTGGTCGGGCTGGCCCCCACGCCGGGGGTGCTGATCGCCGGCCGGGTGCTGCAGGGACTGGCCGGCGGGCTGGTCAACCCGCAGGTCTCCGGCCTGGTGCAGCAGCTGTTCCCGCAGCGCGAGCGCGGCCGGGCGTTCGGCACGATCGGGGCGGCCGTGGGCATCGCGACCGCCGCCGGCCCGGTCGTCGGCGGCGCCCTGATCGCCCTGGGCGGGCCGGAGCACGGCTGGCGGCTGTGCTTCCTGGTCAACGTGCCGGTGGGCCTGCTGGCGCTGGTGCTGTGCGCCCGGCTGCTGCCCTCGCCGCCGCCCCGGGACACCTCCCGGCCGCTGGACCTGCCCGGCGCCGCGCTGCTGGCGGTCGGCGTCCTCGGGCTGCTGTTCCCGGTCGTCCAGTACGACGCCGACCACGACCTCCGGCTGGCGCTGCTGCTCCTCCCGGCGCTCGCGGTGCTCGCCGGCTTCGTGGGTTGGGAGCGGGGCCCGGGACGCCGCCGCGGGTACCCCCTGGTGGACCTGGCGCTGTTCCGGATCCGGTCCTTCACCGACGGCACCGTGCTGGCCGTGCTCTTCTTCTGCGCCTACACCGGCACCCCGCTGGTCCTGGCGCTCTTCCTCCAGGAGGGCCTCGGCTACAGCCCGCTGCAGTCGGGGCTGACCGCGTCGTCCTACGCGGTCGGTGCGGCCCTGTCCGCGCCGGTCGGCGGCCGGCTGGTGGCCCGGCTCGGGCAGCGGGTCCTCGTCGTCGCGCTCGGCCTGTTCCTGGTCGGCGTGGCGGCGGCCGCGGTGCTGGCGCTGGCGCTGGCCGGCGACGTCGAACCCGGGACGGTGGCGGTGGCGATGGCCCCGGCGCTGCTGGTCGCCGGCCTGGGCGGCGGCTCGGTGATCACACCCAACCAGGCGCTGTCCCTGGCCGAGGTCGACGTCCGCGGCGGGTCGACCGCCGGTGGGGTGCTGCAGACCGCGCAGCGCTTCGGCAACGCCGTGGGCGCCGCGGTCATCACCGCGGTCTTCTACGCCTCGGTCTCCGGCGCGGCGGCCGGCGGTGCGGGGCGGCAGGCCGACTACGGGCGCGCCTACGCGTCCGGCCTCACGGTGAGCGTCGTGTTCGCCGTGGCCGCGCTGGTGCTCGCCGTCCGGGACGTGCACCGCCGGCCCGCGGGTGGCTGA